In Populus nigra chromosome 1, ddPopNigr1.1, whole genome shotgun sequence, one genomic interval encodes:
- the LOC133704734 gene encoding uncharacterized protein LOC133704734 isoform X2, which yields MYSDVSSSNTYNYGDALYWDARYVQEAESFDWYQRYASLRPFVRRYIPTSSRVLMVGCGNALMSEDMVDDGYENIMNVDISSVAIDLMRRKYEHMPQLNYMEMDVRDMSFFPDESFNAVIDKGTLDSLMCGSDAPISAARMLGEVSRLLKPGGIYMLITYGDPKVRMPHLTRSIYSWKIVLYAIPSMEVSCKAYTIGSIIL from the exons atgTACAGCGATGTGTCAAGCTCCAATACTTACAACTATGGCGACGCCTTGTATTGGGACGCCCGTTATGTCCAAGAGGCTGAGAGCTTCGATTGGTACCAGCGCTACGCTTCTCTTCGCCCCTTTGTTCGTCGCTATATCCCCACTTCCTCTCGTGTCCTCATGGTTGGCTGTGGCAATGCCC TTATGTCGGAGGACATGGTTGATGATGGATATGAAAACATAATGAACGTTGATATCTCGTCAGTGGCCATTGACCTAATGAGAAGAAAATACGAGCATATGCCTCAGCTCAATT ACATGGAAATGGATGTTAGAGATATGAGCTTCTTCCCAGATGAATCTTTTAATGCTGTCATCGACAAGG GGACTCTTGATTCTTTAATG TGTGGCAGTGATGCTCCAATTAGTGCTGCCAGAATGTTGGGGGAAGTAAGCAG GCTTCTTAAACCCGGAGGAATTTATATGTTG ATAACCTATGGTGATCCTAAAGTAAGAATGCCACATTTGACCCGGTCCATTTACAGTTGGAAAATTGTATTGTATGCGATAC cATCAATGGAAGTTTCATGTAAGGCATATACAATTGGTAGCATTATTCTGTGA